In a single window of the Zonotrichia albicollis isolate bZonAlb1 chromosome 23, bZonAlb1.hap1, whole genome shotgun sequence genome:
- the FZD2 gene encoding frizzled-2 gives MGPPGVLPALAWLLAGLSVPAPSRAQLHGEKGISIPDHGFCQPISIPLCTDIAYNQTIMPNLLGHTNQEDAGLEVHQFYPLVKVQCSLELKFFLCSMYAPVCTVLEQAIPPCRSICERARQGCEALMNKFGFQWPERLRCENFPRHGAEQICVGQNHSEDGGSPALLTSATPLAGQGTPGAPRYATLDHPFHCPRALKVPSYLNYKFLGEKDCAAPCEPTRPDGHMFFNEDEIRFARIWILIWSVLCCASTFFTVTTYLVDMQRFRYPERPIIFLSGCYTMVSVAYIAGFVLEERVVCNERFQEDGYRTVVQGTKKEGCTILFMMLYFFSMASSIWWVILSLTWFLAAGMKWGHEAIEANSQYFHLAAWAVPAVKTITILAMGQIDGDLLSGVCFVGLNNIDPLRGFVLAPLFVYLFIGTSFLLAGFVSLFRIRTIMKHGGTKTEKLERLMVRIGVFSVLYTVPATIVIACYFYEQAFREHWERSWISQNCKSLAIPCPLHFTPRMTPDFTVYMIKYLMTLIVGITSGFWIWSGKTLHSWRKFYTRLTNSKQGETTV, from the coding sequence ATGGGCCCCCCCGGCGTGCTGCCcgccctggcctggctgctggcGGGGCTGAGCGTGCCGGCGCCGAGCCGGGCCCAGCTGCACGGCGAGAAGGGCATCTCCATCCCCGACCACGGCTTCTGCCAGCCCATCTCCATCCCGCTCTGCACCGACATCGCCTACAACCAGACCATCATGCCCAACCTGCTGGGTCACACCAACCAGGAGGACGCGGGGCTGGAGGTCCACCAGTTCTACCCTCTGGTGAAGGTGCAGTGCTCGCTGGAGCTGAAGTTCTTCCTGTGCTCCATGTACGCGCCGGTGTGCACGGTGCTGGAGCAGGCCATCCCGCCGTGCCGCTCCATCTGCGAGCGGGCGCGCCAGGGCTGCGAGGCCCTCATGAACAAATTCGGCTTCCAGTGGCCGGAGCGGCTGCGGTGCGAGAACTTCCCCCGGCACGGCGCCGAGCAGATCTGCGTGGGGCAGAACCACTCGGAGGACGGCGGCTCCCCGGCGCTGCTGACCAGCGCCACGCCGCTGGCCGGCCAGGGCACCCCCGGCGCCCCCCGCTACGCCACCCTGGACCACCCCTTCCACTGCCCGCGGGCGCTGAAGGTGCCCAGCTACCTCAACTACAAGTTCCTGGGGGAGAAGGACTGCGCTGCTCCCTGCGAGCCCACCCGGCCCGACGGCCACATGTTCTTCAACGAGGACGAGATCCGCTTCGCCCGCATCTGGATCCTCATCTGGTCCGTCCTGTGCTGCGCCTCCACCTTCTTCACCGTCACCACCTACCTGGTGGACATGCAGCGCTTCCGCTACCCCGAGCGACCCATCATCTTCCTCTCGGGGTGCTACACCATGGTGTCGGTGGCCTACATCGCCGGCTTCGTGCTGGAGGAGAGGGTGGTGTGCAACGAGCGCTTCCAGGAGGACGGCTACCGCACCGTGGTGCAGGGCACCAAGAAGGAGGGCTGCACCATCCTCTTCATGATGCTCTACTTCTTCAGCATGGCCAGCTCCATCTGGTGGGTGATCCTCTCCCTCACCTGGTTCCTGGCCGCCGGCATGAAGTGGGGCCACGAGGCCATCGAGGCCAACTCCCAGTACTTCCACTTGGCCGCCTGGGCCGTGCCGGCAGTCAAGACCATCACCATCCTGGCCATGGGGCAGATCGACGGCGACCTGCTGAGCGGCGTCTGCTTCGTGGGCCTCAACAACATCGACCCTCTGCGAGGCTTCGTGCTGGCGCCGCTCTTCGTCTACCTCTTCATCGGCACCTCCTTCCTCCTGGCCGGCTTCGTCTCCCTCTTCCGCATCCGCACCATCATGAAGCACGGCGGCACCAAGACGGAGAAGCTGGAGCGGCTCATGGTTCGCATCGGCGTTTTCAGCGTCCTCTACACCGTGCCGGCCACCATCGTCATCGCCTGCTACTTCTACGAGCAGGCCTTCCGCGAGCACTGGGAGCGCAGCTGGATCAGCCAGAACTGCAAGAGCTTGGCCATCCCCTGCCCGCTGCACTTCACCCCCCGCATGACCCCCGACTTCACCGTCTACATGATCAAGTATCTCATGACTCTGATCGTGGGCATCACCTCGGGGTTCTGGATATGGTCTGGCAAAACCCTGCACTCCTGGAGGAAGTTCTACACTCGGCTCACCAACAGCAAGCAGGGCGAGACCACGGTGTGA